A genomic window from Erythrobacter sp. BLCC-B19 includes:
- the parE gene encoding DNA topoisomerase IV subunit B, which yields MADPTPDDLFANTPTSSGDYNASAIEVLEGLEPVRRRPGMYIGGTDDRAYHHLAAEVLDNAMDEAVAGHATRIEVRLDEGNRLSIADNGRGIPVDEHPKFPGKSTLEVILSTLHSGGKFSGKAYATSGGLHGVGISVVNALSVHTRVEVAREKQLYAQEFARGVTLGAIQNLGPTPNRRGTTVSFTPDPEIFGDRSFNPKRLFKLARSKAYLFAGVEIRWKCAPSLASEDVPAEAVFKFPGGLADHLAEQVGSRECVTAQPFAGSQDFPVIDGVGQGRVEWALAWPLYSDGSTSWYCNTVPTPDGGTHEQGLRTALTRGLRAFGELVGAKKAKDITADDVMTGCEVMLSVFIRDPQFQSQTKDRLTSPEAARLVENAVRDHFDHFLTDNMERGKALLGEVMERMDERLKRKAEREIKRKTATNAKKLRLPGKLTDCSGEGGRETELFIVEGDSAGGSAKQARDRKSQAILPIRGKILNVASATADKIRANSEIADLILAMGCGTRKDCIADNLRYDRIIIMTDADVDGAHIATLLMTFFFQEMPDIVRRGHLFLAQPPLYRLTAGKESRYARDDAHRAELEATVFKGKKVEVARFKGLGEMNPQQLRETTMAPETRGLIRITLPAEYEQRASVARLVDELMGRNPEHRFNFIQNRAGEVDRDLIDA from the coding sequence ATGGCCGACCCCACCCCCGACGATCTCTTCGCCAACACCCCCACCTCCAGCGGCGATTACAACGCCTCTGCCATCGAGGTGCTGGAAGGGCTGGAGCCCGTCCGCCGCCGCCCCGGTATGTATATCGGCGGGACGGATGATCGCGCCTATCACCACCTCGCCGCCGAAGTGCTCGACAATGCCATGGACGAGGCGGTCGCAGGCCACGCCACGCGGATCGAGGTGCGGCTCGACGAAGGCAACCGGTTGAGCATCGCCGACAACGGGCGCGGGATTCCGGTCGACGAACACCCCAAGTTCCCGGGCAAGTCGACCCTTGAAGTGATCCTTTCAACCTTGCACTCGGGCGGCAAGTTCTCCGGCAAGGCCTATGCCACCAGTGGCGGCTTGCACGGGGTCGGCATAAGCGTGGTCAATGCCCTGTCGGTGCATACCCGCGTCGAAGTGGCGCGCGAGAAGCAGCTCTATGCGCAGGAATTCGCACGCGGAGTGACGCTGGGAGCGATCCAGAACCTTGGCCCTACCCCCAACCGGCGCGGCACCACGGTCAGCTTTACCCCCGATCCCGAAATCTTCGGCGATCGCAGCTTCAACCCAAAGCGCTTGTTCAAGCTCGCGCGGTCGAAGGCCTATCTGTTTGCCGGCGTGGAAATCCGCTGGAAATGCGCCCCCTCGCTCGCCAGCGAGGATGTGCCGGCCGAGGCGGTGTTCAAGTTCCCCGGCGGCCTTGCCGATCACCTCGCCGAACAGGTGGGAAGCCGCGAATGCGTGACCGCGCAGCCTTTTGCCGGATCGCAGGACTTCCCCGTCATTGATGGCGTCGGGCAAGGCCGGGTCGAATGGGCGCTGGCCTGGCCGCTCTATTCGGACGGCTCGACCTCCTGGTACTGCAACACCGTGCCGACCCCCGATGGCGGCACCCACGAACAGGGTCTGCGCACGGCCCTGACGCGCGGCCTCAGGGCGTTCGGAGAGCTGGTCGGCGCGAAAAAGGCCAAGGACATCACCGCCGATGACGTGATGACCGGCTGCGAGGTGATGCTCTCGGTCTTCATCCGCGATCCGCAGTTCCAGTCCCAGACCAAGGATCGCCTGACCTCGCCCGAGGCTGCGCGTCTGGTCGAGAACGCGGTGCGCGACCATTTCGACCACTTCCTCACCGACAATATGGAGCGCGGGAAGGCGCTGCTCGGCGAAGTGATGGAGCGCATGGACGAGCGCCTCAAGCGCAAGGCCGAGCGCGAGATCAAGCGCAAGACCGCGACCAACGCCAAGAAGCTGCGCCTGCCCGGCAAGCTTACCGATTGCTCTGGCGAAGGCGGGCGCGAGACCGAGCTGTTCATCGTCGAAGGCGACAGCGCAGGCGGCAGTGCCAAGCAGGCGCGTGACCGCAAGAGCCAGGCGATCCTCCCGATCCGCGGCAAGATCCTCAACGTCGCATCCGCCACCGCCGACAAGATCCGCGCCAACAGCGAAATCGCCGACCTGATCCTCGCCATGGGCTGCGGCACGCGCAAGGACTGCATCGCCGACAATCTGCGCTACGATCGGATCATCATCATGACCGACGCGGATGTTGACGGCGCGCATATCGCCACGCTCTTGATGACCTTCTTCTTTCAGGAAATGCCCGACATCGTCCGGCGCGGGCACCTGTTCCTTGCCCAGCCTCCGCTCTACCGGCTGACCGCAGGCAAGGAGAGCCGCTACGCCCGTGATGACGCGCACCGGGCCGAACTTGAAGCGACGGTGTTCAAGGGCAAGAAGGTCGAGGTCGCCCGCTTCAAGGGCCTTGGCGAGATGAACCCGCAGCAATTGCGCGAAACCACCATGGCCCCTGAAACGCGCGGCCTTATCCGCATCACGCTGCCGGCGGAATACGAACAGCGCGCCAGCGTCGCGCGCCTCGTTGACGAGCTGATGGGCCGCAACCCCGAACACCGCTTCAACTTCATCCAGAACCGCGCGGGCGAGGTGGACCGCGACCTGATCGACGCCTGA
- a CDS encoding penicillin-binding protein activator codes for MKLWQGANWATWLVAAARGLRSRHLAVAGAALLTGACAVIPKSDAPTAAPPPAPAPEPSATALPTDTGRHRIALLVPLSGDTAPVGQAIANATTMALLDTGADNLRITTYDTTEGVSTAAKKAIADGNKLILGPLSADAVPAVQAAARPAGVPVIAFANDASVAAADVFVIGHLPEQSIRRSVAFARSRGAARFAVLTPEGDYGSRAVVSLENALRDYGGSLVRREGYARGNTSIVSAAARLRAAGGFDTVLIADSARLGIDAASELNKSARNRTRILGTELWSGEASLARTPALEGALFSAVSDQRYRRFADSYAARFGAQPYRVATLGYDAVLLTLRVARDWKVGTPFPKKELYDKGGFLGVDGAFRFAPNGVVERALEVREIKGGEVTAVDPAPTGFGK; via the coding sequence ATGAAGCTTTGGCAAGGTGCGAATTGGGCCACTTGGCTCGTGGCTGCGGCGCGCGGCTTGCGGTCTCGCCATCTGGCGGTCGCGGGCGCGGCGCTGCTGACCGGGGCGTGCGCCGTGATCCCCAAGAGCGATGCGCCCACCGCTGCCCCGCCCCCTGCCCCCGCGCCTGAGCCTTCGGCGACCGCGCTGCCGACCGATACCGGCCGCCACCGCATCGCGCTGCTGGTGCCGCTGTCGGGCGACACCGCGCCGGTGGGGCAAGCCATTGCCAATGCCACCACCATGGCGCTGCTCGATACCGGGGCGGATAACCTGCGGATCACCACCTATGATACCACCGAGGGGGTCAGCACCGCGGCCAAGAAGGCGATTGCCGATGGCAACAAGCTGATCCTCGGGCCGCTCAGCGCTGATGCCGTTCCCGCCGTGCAAGCCGCCGCGCGGCCTGCGGGGGTGCCGGTGATCGCCTTTGCCAACGACGCGAGCGTCGCTGCTGCCGATGTCTTCGTGATCGGCCATCTGCCCGAACAGTCGATCCGCCGCTCCGTCGCCTTTGCCCGCAGCCGCGGTGCGGCGCGCTTTGCCGTGCTGACGCCCGAGGGTGACTATGGCAGCCGCGCTGTCGTCTCGCTCGAGAATGCGTTGCGTGACTATGGCGGATCGCTCGTTCGGCGCGAAGGCTATGCCCGCGGCAATACCTCGATCGTCAGCGCGGCCGCCCGGCTGCGCGCGGCCGGCGGGTTCGATACCGTGCTGATCGCCGACAGCGCCCGGCTCGGGATCGACGCGGCCAGCGAGCTCAACAAGTCCGCCCGCAATCGCACCCGCATCCTCGGCACCGAATTGTGGAGCGGCGAAGCCTCGCTCGCCCGCACCCCGGCGCTGGAAGGGGCGCTGTTCTCGGCGGTGTCCGACCAGCGCTATCGCCGCTTTGCCGACAGCTACGCCGCCCGTTTCGGCGCCCAGCCTTACCGGGTGGCAACGCTCGGCTATGACGCCGTGCTGCTGACCTTGCGGGTCGCGCGCGACTGGAAGGTCGGCACGCCCTTTCCCAAGAAGGAGCTCTACGACAAGGGCGGCTTTCTCGGCGTCGATGGCGCATTCCGCTTTGCGCCCAACGGGGTGGTCGAGCGTGCGCTGGAAGTGCGCGAGATCAAGGGCGGCGAGGTAACGGCGGTTGACCCGGCGCCGACCGGCTTCGGGAAGTGA
- the rsmI gene encoding 16S rRNA (cytidine(1402)-2'-O)-methyltransferase, with protein sequence MKPIELPSLPTWEPVPGLYIVATPIGNLGDITLRALAVLSGAALIACEDTRVTGKLLKHYGIKARLQRLDDHAPPDVRARVIDEARQAPVVLVSDAGTPLISDPGYRLVREARAAGVTVTSIPGPCAAISALAMAGLPSDRFLFAGFLPVKDKARTEALEGLAEVAATLVFYETAPRLERSLLAIADLWPTREIAVARELTKLHEECRTGTAAMLAAHYAAHPPKGEIVLLIGPPGEDEAPVLDADALLRAALADAGPGKAAGIVAKTTGIDRATLYARALELKVE encoded by the coding sequence GTGAAACCCATCGAACTGCCATCCCTTCCCACGTGGGAACCCGTACCCGGGCTGTATATCGTTGCGACCCCGATTGGCAATCTCGGCGACATCACCCTGCGCGCGCTGGCCGTGCTGAGCGGAGCGGCGCTGATCGCCTGCGAGGATACGCGGGTAACCGGCAAGCTGTTGAAACATTACGGAATCAAGGCGCGCCTCCAGCGGCTTGACGATCACGCGCCGCCTGATGTGCGCGCGCGGGTGATCGACGAGGCGAGGCAGGCGCCGGTTGTGCTGGTGTCGGATGCGGGCACGCCGCTGATCTCCGATCCGGGCTATCGTCTGGTGCGCGAGGCGCGCGCAGCCGGCGTGACGGTGACGAGCATCCCCGGCCCGTGCGCTGCCATCTCCGCGCTGGCGATGGCGGGTCTGCCGTCCGACCGCTTCCTGTTTGCAGGCTTCCTGCCGGTCAAGGACAAGGCACGAACCGAGGCGCTCGAAGGGCTGGCGGAGGTCGCAGCGACGCTGGTGTTCTACGAAACGGCGCCGCGTCTGGAGCGGTCATTGCTGGCGATTGCCGACCTGTGGCCGACCCGCGAGATCGCGGTCGCGCGGGAATTGACCAAGCTCCACGAGGAATGTCGCACCGGCACCGCCGCGATGCTGGCCGCGCATTACGCCGCGCATCCCCCCAAGGGCGAGATCGTGCTGCTGATCGGTCCGCCGGGTGAGGACGAGGCGCCGGTGCTTGATGCCGACGCGCTGCTGCGCGCCGCGCTCGCCGATGCGGGGCCGGGCAAGGCGGCGGGGATCGTCGCCAAGACAACCGGGATTGATCGCGCTACGCTCTACGCCCGCGCGCTGGAGCTGAAGGTCGAATGA
- a CDS encoding YraN family protein, giving the protein MNPRTPDQRRDADQRGREGEAEAAMFLAQAGWRIVAERVKTKAGEIDLIARKPGLIAFVEVKWRARAAQLGDAIDERRLARVAAAVEMVWQDYATQGEDIRIDVILLAPGSKPTHIENAWMPFG; this is encoded by the coding sequence ATGAACCCGCGCACGCCAGACCAGCGCCGCGACGCCGACCAGCGCGGGCGTGAGGGCGAGGCGGAGGCTGCGATGTTCCTCGCCCAAGCCGGATGGCGGATTGTCGCCGAGCGGGTGAAGACCAAGGCAGGCGAAATCGATCTCATCGCCCGCAAGCCCGGCCTCATCGCCTTTGTCGAAGTCAAGTGGCGGGCGCGGGCCGCACAGCTTGGCGATGCGATCGACGAGCGCCGTCTCGCCCGCGTTGCGGCGGCGGTCGAAATGGTGTGGCAGGACTATGCCACCCAAGGCGAGGACATCCGCATCGACGTCATCCTGCTTGCACCCGGCAGCAAGCCCACCCACATCGAAAACGCCTGGATGCCTTTCGGCTGA
- the gshB gene encoding glutathione synthase, producing MTLRIAVQMDPIDTIKIAGDSSFALMLAAQARGYTVYEYHVESLTLDEDDRLFAHAFPVTVQRVEGDHFTRGEQVRLDLGRDVDVVLMRQDPPFHMGYITATHLLERIGHETLVVNDPANVRNSPEKVMVLNYRRFMPPTLVTRSVDEVRRFMAKHGAIVVKPIHGNGGKAIFRIGENGENLTALFEVFNQTWPEPHMVQPFLPEVAKGDKRIVLIDGAVAGAINRVPGEGEFRSNLAMGGSAQPTELTAREQEICAALGPDLKRLGLTFVGIDVIGGQWLTEINVTSPTGIVAIDRFNQTDTAGMIWDAIERRLAERGVERHAQA from the coding sequence ATGACCTTGCGCATCGCCGTCCAGATGGACCCCATCGACACCATCAAGATCGCTGGCGACAGTTCCTTCGCGCTGATGCTGGCCGCGCAGGCGCGGGGCTATACGGTCTACGAATATCACGTCGAAAGCCTGACGCTCGACGAGGATGACCGCCTCTTCGCCCATGCCTTCCCGGTGACGGTGCAGCGGGTCGAGGGCGATCACTTCACCCGCGGCGAACAGGTGCGGCTCGATCTCGGCAGGGATGTCGATGTCGTGCTGATGCGGCAGGATCCGCCGTTCCACATGGGCTATATCACCGCGACCCACCTGCTCGAACGGATCGGGCACGAGACGCTGGTGGTCAATGACCCGGCCAATGTCCGCAACAGCCCTGAAAAGGTGATGGTGCTTAACTACCGCCGCTTCATGCCGCCGACGCTCGTGACGCGCAGCGTGGACGAAGTGCGGCGCTTCATGGCCAAGCACGGCGCGATCGTGGTCAAGCCGATCCATGGCAATGGCGGAAAGGCGATCTTCCGCATCGGCGAGAACGGCGAGAACCTGACCGCTCTGTTCGAGGTCTTCAACCAGACCTGGCCCGAGCCGCACATGGTGCAGCCCTTCCTCCCTGAAGTCGCCAAGGGCGACAAGCGCATCGTGCTGATCGATGGCGCAGTCGCCGGCGCGATCAACCGCGTGCCGGGCGAGGGCGAGTTTCGCAGCAACCTTGCGATGGGGGGATCGGCGCAGCCAACCGAGCTGACCGCGCGCGAACAGGAGATTTGCGCGGCACTCGGCCCGGATCTGAAACGCCTTGGCCTCACCTTTGTTGGCATTGACGTCATCGGCGGCCAATGGCTCACCGAGATCAACGTCACCTCGCCCACGGGCATCGTTGCGATTGACCGCTTCAACCAGACTGATACGGCGGGCATGATCTGGGATGCGATCGAACGCCGCCTTGCCGAGCGCGGGGTCGAACGCCACGCTCAGGCCTGA
- a CDS encoding DedA family protein: protein MTDFLLELLNKGGYLGIFLLMAAENIFPPIPSEVIMGGAGLLVAKGEMTFWAVWIVATLGTVFGNLFWYWIGVRWSEEQLKRIIDRWGRWLTFEWDEFTKARDIFRKYGDGIVFLLRFSPILRTIVSLPAGLAHMKLWRFCLFTALGSGVWNAVLIFGGQTAAPLVERFEKLAGYGVVAFVLAGVLFYVYRVVTWKPVKAHENGE, encoded by the coding sequence ATGACCGACTTCCTCCTCGAACTGCTCAACAAGGGCGGCTATCTCGGCATCTTCCTGCTGATGGCGGCCGAAAACATTTTCCCGCCGATCCCGTCCGAAGTGATCATGGGCGGCGCCGGATTGCTGGTGGCCAAGGGGGAGATGACCTTCTGGGCGGTGTGGATCGTCGCCACGCTCGGCACGGTCTTCGGCAACCTGTTCTGGTACTGGATCGGGGTGCGCTGGAGCGAGGAGCAGTTGAAGCGCATCATCGACCGCTGGGGCCGCTGGCTGACCTTCGAATGGGACGAGTTCACCAAGGCGCGCGACATCTTCCGCAAATATGGTGACGGGATCGTGTTCCTGCTGCGCTTCTCGCCGATCCTGCGCACCATTGTCTCGCTGCCGGCGGGGCTCGCGCACATGAAGCTGTGGCGCTTCTGCCTGTTCACGGCGCTTGGTTCGGGCGTGTGGAACGCAGTCCTGATCTTCGGCGGTCAGACCGCTGCTCCGCTGGTCGAACGGTTCGAGAAGCTGGCGGGTTATGGGGTTGTCGCCTTCGTGCTCGCAGGCGTGCTGTTCTATGTCTACCGCGTGGTGACCTGGAAGCCGGTCAAGGCGCACGAGAACGGCGAGTAA
- a CDS encoding tyrosine recombinase XerC produces MSAGDLLAIWRAHLADNRRRSPHTVRAYGDAAARLMAALGCADWADVARVEAHHLRAHLAARRAEGLGNASTARELSALKAFIAFARAQAGDPDPATPRLRGPRIKKGLPRPVTPDEAVNLTDMVDGLAGDGWIGARDRAVLLLMYGSGLRIAEALSLKGSDAMLGDVLLVTGKGGKQRAVPILPITRAAVAAYARSCPYPLPASEPLFRGAKGGPLSPAMVQRAMAQARRALGLPDTATPHALRHSFATHLLSAGADLRSLQELLGHASLGSTQIYTRVDAAALLENYRKAHPRG; encoded by the coding sequence ATGAGCGCGGGCGATCTGCTAGCGATCTGGCGCGCGCATCTCGCGGATAATCGCCGCCGCTCGCCGCATACGGTGCGCGCCTACGGGGATGCGGCGGCGCGGCTGATGGCGGCGTTGGGGTGTGCGGACTGGGCGGATGTGGCGCGGGTGGAGGCGCATCACCTGCGCGCACACCTCGCCGCGCGGCGGGCAGAGGGTCTCGGCAATGCCAGCACCGCGCGCGAGCTTTCCGCGCTCAAGGCCTTCATCGCCTTTGCCAGAGCGCAGGCGGGCGATCCCGACCCCGCCACCCCGCGCCTGCGCGGCCCCCGGATCAAGAAAGGCCTCCCCCGACCCGTCACCCCCGACGAGGCAGTGAACCTCACGGACATGGTCGACGGACTTGCGGGAGACGGTTGGATCGGCGCGCGCGACCGGGCGGTGCTGCTCTTGATGTACGGCTCGGGCCTGCGCATCGCCGAGGCGCTGTCGCTGAAGGGCAGCGATGCGATGCTGGGTGATGTGTTGCTGGTGACCGGCAAGGGCGGCAAGCAGCGGGCCGTGCCGATCCTCCCGATCACGCGGGCGGCGGTGGCGGCCTATGCGCGCAGCTGCCCCTACCCCCTCCCCGCATCAGAGCCGCTGTTCAGGGGCGCGAAGGGCGGGCCGCTGTCGCCTGCGATGGTGCAGCGCGCGATGGCGCAGGCGCGCCGCGCCTTGGGGCTGCCCGATACGGCAACGCCCCATGCGCTCCGGCACTCCTTTGCCACGCACCTCTTGAGCGCGGGGGCTGATCTGCGCTCGCTTCAGGAGTTGCTCGGCCATGCATCGCTGGGGTCGACCCAGATCTACACCCGGGTCGATGCCGCCGCCTTGCTGGAGAATTACCGCAAGGCCCACCCGCGGGGCTAG
- the hemW gene encoding radical SAM family heme chaperone HemW — translation MARALYIHWPFCAKKCPYCDFNSHVRAGVDVAAWQAALIADMRAEAEVAGGEALTSIFFGGGTPSLMPPALVAALLAEAERLWGFDPSIEITLEANPSSVEAANFAALAGAGVNRVSLGVQSLDDAELRFLGRLHGAEEALAALETAQTHFARVSFDLIYALPGHTPELWEQRLARALGFGTGHLSLYQLTIEPGTRFASDVRRGRLTPLDDDEAAALFDLTQERTAAAGLPAYETSNHARGGQESRHNLAYWRYQDYAGIGPGAHGRRGGVATVRHKKPENFLKAVATQGNGIAEARALAVSDQAAEALLMGLRLTEGVDLAALSARFGLPLAGLIDEAALARLADLGLMWREGARIGVAPPGRGLLDALLGELVADSLVTA, via the coding sequence GTGGCCCGCGCGCTTTATATCCACTGGCCGTTCTGCGCCAAGAAATGTCCCTATTGCGACTTCAACTCGCATGTGCGCGCCGGTGTCGACGTGGCGGCGTGGCAGGCCGCGCTCATCGCCGATATGCGCGCCGAGGCCGAGGTGGCGGGCGGCGAGGCGCTGACCTCGATTTTCTTCGGCGGCGGCACGCCCTCGCTGATGCCCCCTGCCCTTGTCGCCGCGCTGCTGGCAGAAGCGGAGCGGCTGTGGGGCTTCGATCCGTCAATCGAAATCACGCTGGAGGCCAACCCCTCCTCGGTCGAAGCGGCAAACTTTGCAGCGCTGGCGGGTGCGGGGGTGAACCGCGTCTCGCTCGGTGTGCAGTCGTTGGACGATGCCGAACTGCGCTTCCTCGGGCGGCTGCACGGTGCCGAAGAAGCGCTGGCGGCGCTGGAGACCGCGCAGACACATTTTGCACGGGTGAGCTTCGACCTGATCTATGCCCTGCCCGGCCATACCCCCGAATTGTGGGAACAGCGCCTTGCGCGCGCGCTGGGGTTCGGGACGGGGCACCTTTCGCTCTATCAGCTGACGATCGAGCCCGGCACGCGCTTTGCCAGCGACGTGCGGCGCGGGCGCCTGACCCCGCTCGATGACGACGAGGCCGCCGCGCTGTTCGATCTGACGCAGGAGCGCACCGCCGCTGCAGGCCTCCCCGCCTATGAGACCAGCAACCACGCCCGCGGGGGGCAAGAGAGCCGCCACAACCTCGCCTATTGGCGCTATCAGGATTACGCCGGGATCGGCCCCGGCGCGCATGGGCGGCGCGGCGGCGTGGCGACAGTGCGGCACAAGAAGCCCGAGAATTTCCTCAAGGCGGTCGCCACCCAAGGCAACGGCATCGCAGAGGCGCGTGCTTTGGCGGTGAGCGACCAGGCCGCCGAAGCGCTGTTAATGGGGCTGCGGCTGACCGAGGGCGTCGATCTGGCGGCGCTCTCGGCGCGCTTCGGTCTGCCGCTCGCCGGGCTGATCGACGAAGCCGCGCTAGCCCGGCTCGCCGACCTTGGGCTGATGTGGCGCGAGGGTGCGCGCATCGGTGTCGCGCCGCCCGGACGCGGGCTGCTCGACGCCTTGCTGGGCGAGCTGGTTGCCGACAGTCTGGTCACGGCATGA